The Campylobacter concisus genome has a window encoding:
- a CDS encoding DUF4230 domain-containing protein, producing the protein MSEYANLILAILLAILAFAFYRSNKALKKAKDDSENVSVSTEISQLKSIGELSVFQVYSKEIVTKTDHAFGNFGKEYLRWLVSEKKLSMIFEFEINFIYDLTSPRLEIMQIANSSYKIKMPPCKYKFSIADMKFYDEKNGKFIPFLLPDSLNGFFGSTFTEEDKNRLIEEARNEVKKMSVRLISQLQSKIHKSARDTLEAIAKSFGANKVEFVFDDSDEQINEQLNLENIA; encoded by the coding sequence ATGAGCGAATACGCAAATTTGATATTAGCTATCTTGCTAGCTATTTTGGCATTTGCATTTTATAGGTCAAACAAGGCGCTAAAAAAGGCAAAAGACGATAGCGAAAATGTCTCAGTCAGCACTGAAATTTCGCAGCTTAAAAGCATCGGTGAGCTATCTGTCTTTCAGGTCTATAGCAAAGAGATCGTCACAAAGACAGATCATGCGTTTGGAAATTTTGGCAAAGAGTATCTAAGGTGGCTAGTAAGCGAGAAGAAGCTTTCGATGATATTTGAATTTGAGATAAATTTCATCTACGATCTAACCAGCCCTAGACTTGAGATCATGCAGATCGCAAACTCTAGCTACAAGATAAAAATGCCTCCATGTAAGTATAAATTTTCAATCGCAGATATGAAATTTTATGACGAGAAAAATGGCAAATTTATACCATTTTTGCTGCCTGACTCGCTAAATGGCTTTTTTGGTAGCACTTTTACAGAAGAAGATAAAAATAGGCTAATAGAAGAGGCTAGAAACGAGGTTAAAAAGATGAGCGTTCGCCTTATCTCGCAGCTTCAAAGTAAAATCCACAAATCAGCTCGCGACACGCTTGAAGCGATAGCTAAGAGCTTTGGCGCAAACAAGGTCGAGTTTGTCTTTGACGATAGCGACGAGCAGATCAACGAGCAACTAAATTTAGAAAATATCGCATAA
- the trmA gene encoding tRNA (uridine(54)-C5)-methyltransferase TrmA, with protein MDCKYLKECGSCTLFTPYSEQISFKTDLIKQNFSHFYEGKFDLFSSSPKHYRTRAEFGIWHEGSKLSYTMHASEKGKKVFIDECPKVCEQISHLMPRLLESLQDDENLRTKLFGVEFIACKSGTLVTLLYHKKLGSEFETAMKIIASKLDVMILARSRGQKLLSGELNLVDELNVDGQIYKFSLSENAFIQPNKAVNEKMIAWAKECVEGGADLLELYCGHGNFTIPLSFKFKNVLATEISKSSIANALKNCELNGAENIKFLRMDADELMSAFAGVREFNRLKDISLNDFNFSHVLVDPPRAGLSESVINFIRNFKNIIYISCNPDTLKENLNELTKSHKVIKFALFDQFANTHHIECGVLLEAKDKF; from the coding sequence TTGGACTGCAAATACCTAAAAGAGTGCGGATCATGCACTCTTTTTACCCCTTATAGTGAGCAAATTTCATTTAAAACTGATCTTATCAAGCAAAATTTTTCCCACTTTTATGAGGGTAAATTTGATCTTTTTAGCTCAAGCCCAAAGCACTACCGCACGAGGGCTGAGTTTGGCATCTGGCACGAGGGTAGCAAGCTTAGCTATACGATGCACGCAAGCGAGAAGGGCAAAAAGGTCTTTATAGATGAGTGCCCAAAGGTTTGCGAGCAAATTTCACATCTCATGCCAAGGCTACTTGAGAGCTTGCAAGATGATGAAAATTTACGCACAAAGCTCTTTGGAGTGGAGTTTATAGCCTGTAAAAGCGGCACTTTAGTCACGCTTCTTTATCACAAAAAGCTTGGTAGTGAGTTTGAAACGGCTATGAAAATTATAGCTAGCAAGCTTGATGTGATGATCCTAGCTAGATCACGTGGTCAAAAGCTGCTAAGTGGTGAGCTAAATTTGGTTGATGAGCTAAATGTTGATGGGCAAATTTATAAATTTAGCCTAAGTGAAAATGCCTTTATCCAGCCAAATAAAGCGGTAAATGAGAAGATGATAGCTTGGGCAAAAGAGTGCGTTGAGGGTGGCGCTGACCTGCTGGAGCTCTACTGCGGACATGGGAATTTTACGATCCCACTTTCGTTTAAATTTAAAAACGTTCTTGCCACTGAAATTTCAAAAAGCTCGATCGCAAATGCCCTTAAAAACTGCGAGCTAAATGGGGCAGAAAATATCAAATTTTTGCGAATGGACGCTGATGAGCTGATGAGCGCATTTGCTGGCGTTAGGGAGTTTAATAGGCTAAAAGATATAAGCTTAAACGACTTTAATTTCTCGCACGTCCTTGTCGATCCGCCACGCGCTGGGCTAAGTGAAAGTGTCATAAATTTCATTAGAAATTTCAAAAACATCATCTACATCTCGTGCAACCCAGATACGCTAAAAGAAAATCTAAATGAGCTTACTAAAAGCCATAAAGTGATAAAATTTGCGCTCTTTGATCAGTTTGCCAACACTCATCACATCGAGTGTGGCGTGCTACTAGAGGCAAAAGATAAATTTTAA
- the ilvA gene encoding threonine ammonia-lyase — protein MVSLNKIIQAKITIGHFVNKTPFALSAKLSKILGANVYLKEENLQRTGAYKIRGAYNKIASLSEEERKRGVVAASAGNHAQGVAISAKEFGVHACIVMPESTPLLKVAGTKDLGAEVILKGDNFDEAYEFAVNYAKEKDMTFVHPFNDEYVMAGQGTVGLEMLDEISDLDMVVVPVGGGGLASGVASCIKQVNPKTKVVCVGAKGAPAMFNSYGAKKSINSKSVRTIADGIAVRDASEITLKNIVECVDEFVQVDDEEIATAILFLLETQKIVVEGAGAAGVAALMHDKIKFKKGAKIGVVLSGGNIDVQVLSIIIEKGLIKSHRKMTLQITLVDKPGALMSLTDSLKSANANIVKIDYDRFSTKLDYGDASITITLETKGLEHQEKIKDTLNKNGFSFTQLF, from the coding sequence ATGGTTTCATTAAACAAAATAATCCAAGCAAAGATAACGATCGGTCACTTTGTAAATAAAACTCCGTTTGCGCTAAGTGCAAAACTTAGCAAAATTTTGGGCGCAAATGTCTATCTAAAAGAAGAAAATTTACAACGAACCGGAGCTTACAAGATAAGAGGCGCTTACAATAAAATAGCTAGCCTAAGCGAGGAGGAGCGAAAACGTGGCGTCGTGGCTGCAAGCGCTGGCAATCACGCTCAAGGCGTGGCGATAAGCGCAAAAGAATTTGGCGTGCATGCTTGCATCGTCATGCCAGAATCAACCCCACTTCTAAAGGTAGCTGGCACGAAGGATCTTGGCGCTGAAGTGATCTTAAAAGGTGATAACTTTGATGAGGCGTATGAATTTGCAGTAAATTACGCCAAAGAAAAAGATATGACCTTTGTTCATCCATTTAACGATGAGTACGTCATGGCAGGGCAGGGCACTGTGGGTCTTGAGATGCTTGATGAGATAAGCGACCTTGATATGGTTGTAGTGCCAGTTGGCGGTGGTGGCTTAGCTAGCGGCGTGGCAAGCTGTATAAAGCAAGTCAATCCAAAAACCAAAGTCGTTTGCGTCGGTGCAAAGGGCGCTCCAGCGATGTTTAATAGCTATGGCGCTAAAAAGAGCATAAACTCAAAGTCGGTTCGCACCATAGCTGATGGTATCGCTGTGCGTGATGCGAGTGAGATCACGCTTAAAAATATTGTTGAGTGCGTGGATGAGTTTGTTCAGGTCGATGATGAGGAGATCGCAACTGCGATTTTGTTCTTGCTAGAGACGCAAAAGATCGTCGTTGAAGGAGCTGGCGCAGCTGGCGTGGCAGCACTTATGCATGATAAGATCAAATTTAAAAAAGGCGCAAAGATAGGCGTGGTGCTAAGTGGTGGAAATATCGATGTTCAGGTGCTTTCTATCATCATCGAAAAGGGTCTTATCAAGTCTCACCGCAAGATGACCTTACAAATCACACTTGTAGATAAGCCAGGAGCGCTCATGAGCCTAACTGATAGCTTAAAATCAGCAAATGCAAATATCGTCAAGATCGACTACGACCGCTTCTCTACTAAGCTTGACTACGGCGATGCAAGCATCACTATCACGCTTGAGACAAAGGGCCTTGAGCATCAAGAAAAGATCAAAGATACGCTTAATAAAAACGGCTTTTCTTTCACTCAACTCTTCTAA
- a CDS encoding S8 family peptidase → MKRSVSSKKCILLSVACCTLLLANQLSASEQNRGKFGDIKSWQSDEYKADWGLVSMNAAVAYALGATGKGVTLGVMDSGVLLSHPEFSDGRVSALKVSGSYYKDGQRYPDTEYGNSPLVGKGSGDKNKKNFGDFKKGEEFSIDGDWIAGVNDSHGTHVAGSIAASRDGVGMHGVAFDSRLIMGNTGGTDGMTYGPNQDYNFFLKSYEGLAKSGARAINNSWGSNRKFYKAYEGATGYDGGNNLDIKDLDAAYKSYYPFVVNGKNFLDAAYEVATRYGVIQIFTAGNRDGMKESYTRAMLPYFRPDAEKYWLNVTGQLEGDTQRYNTPGHSKWWSVAAPAKPIYSTVVDLKTGKADYGTKGGTSMAAPHVTGALGVIMQRYPYMNNAQIREVLLTTARQIHDDFKEPADTRKISGFTAALGVPDERWGWGVVDLYKAMFGPGQLLGVFDVNLNSDDIYSNNISDVAIKFRKTEDDAEAKIWTKRKAELEKITNLTPEQKAELEIGNARERARELRASEGYEGTLIKRGQGTLSLAGDNSYTGKTMIKGGKITALNQSLKSSDVIVENGGALEIVKQMSVPKVSRNKFTLQLSLGEVTKKSSNDVVKATIKSGGSYIVSNGASNLDLNFEKNSFINISEPSLEIMQRLYNDSTKSKTFTATGNFKGYEDTLSKEYAFFDLGKNYSDDKLELTLKKSKNTMTSIAANDNQKKVAQLIESTASQPALLPSPFRSRPAVITSDLYRHFIYTTPKEAKQTLKTFANEANLAQHNAFLLENIILKNAVINHESDPFGIRASDSNGMKFWSNTMFDAMKFNDIKTNSMTQLFGFDGSVNDAFVLGGVLGASTEKVKEDGDDAYKTKGKSIGIYGKSEIASTKLDLGVLYTDAKRKTQNGATIASFYSNDHIKSKEKALNAYANLALTSFNTENFSLNPYVGASYLRMKTDSTSQNVGIFKMDVDEKTRNLGIFSLGLNPSVPFSLGSTKMKFEADLAYNRLVGDTKPTIGVNVANAGYLELEGKEVKNLGTASLGIKANVYKNVNLGLSYTGAFAKDVRSNSVNAKFEILF, encoded by the coding sequence ATGAAAAGATCTGTTTCAAGCAAAAAGTGCATCCTTTTAAGCGTTGCTTGCTGCACTCTTTTGCTTGCTAATCAACTAAGTGCCAGTGAGCAAAACAGAGGTAAATTTGGCGATATAAAAAGCTGGCAAAGCGATGAATACAAAGCTGACTGGGGTTTAGTGAGTATGAACGCAGCCGTTGCGTATGCTCTTGGAGCAACTGGCAAAGGAGTAACGCTTGGTGTGATGGACTCTGGAGTGCTACTTAGCCATCCAGAATTTAGTGATGGCAGAGTAAGTGCGCTAAAGGTTTCTGGTAGCTACTACAAAGATGGTCAAAGATACCCTGACACCGAGTATGGCAACTCACCATTAGTTGGAAAAGGCAGCGGAGATAAAAATAAAAAAAACTTTGGTGACTTTAAAAAAGGCGAGGAATTTAGCATAGATGGTGACTGGATAGCTGGAGTAAATGACTCTCACGGCACTCACGTAGCTGGCAGCATAGCTGCTTCAAGAGATGGCGTTGGCATGCACGGCGTAGCATTTGACTCAAGGCTTATAATGGGCAATACTGGCGGCACTGACGGCATGACATATGGTCCAAATCAAGACTACAACTTCTTTTTAAAATCCTACGAAGGACTAGCAAAGAGTGGAGCTAGAGCGATAAATAACAGCTGGGGTTCAAACCGCAAATTTTACAAAGCCTATGAAGGTGCTACTGGATATGATGGTGGCAACAACCTAGATATAAAAGATCTTGATGCTGCCTATAAAAGCTACTATCCATTTGTAGTAAATGGCAAAAATTTCTTAGATGCAGCCTATGAGGTCGCTACAAGATATGGCGTCATCCAAATTTTTACTGCTGGCAACAGAGACGGGATGAAAGAGTCATATACAAGAGCGATGCTTCCATACTTTAGACCTGATGCTGAGAAGTACTGGCTAAATGTCACTGGTCAGCTAGAGGGCGACACGCAGCGCTACAACACACCTGGCCACTCAAAATGGTGGAGCGTGGCAGCACCTGCAAAACCTATATACTCAACCGTCGTTGATCTAAAAACTGGCAAAGCAGACTACGGCACAAAAGGCGGCACATCAATGGCAGCTCCACACGTCACTGGCGCGCTTGGTGTCATCATGCAAAGATATCCATATATGAATAACGCCCAGATAAGAGAGGTGCTACTAACTACTGCAAGGCAGATTCATGATGATTTCAAAGAGCCAGCTGATACTAGAAAAATTTCAGGCTTTACTGCTGCGCTTGGAGTGCCTGATGAGCGCTGGGGCTGGGGCGTAGTGGATCTATATAAGGCGATGTTTGGACCAGGTCAGCTTCTAGGAGTATTTGATGTAAATTTAAATAGTGATGATATCTACTCAAACAACATAAGCGATGTGGCTATCAAATTTAGAAAAACAGAAGATGATGCAGAGGCTAAAATTTGGACCAAGCGCAAGGCTGAGCTAGAGAAAATAACAAATTTAACACCAGAGCAAAAAGCTGAACTTGAGATAGGTAATGCTAGAGAAAGAGCAAGAGAGCTAAGAGCAAGCGAGGGCTATGAAGGTACTCTTATAAAAAGAGGTCAAGGCACACTAAGCCTAGCAGGAGACAACTCTTACACTGGCAAGACCATGATAAAAGGCGGCAAGATCACAGCTCTTAATCAATCTTTAAAATCAAGCGATGTGATAGTAGAAAATGGCGGCGCACTAGAAATTGTAAAACAAATGAGCGTGCCAAAGGTTAGTAGAAATAAATTTACCTTGCAACTATCTTTAGGAGAAGTGACCAAAAAAAGCTCAAATGACGTAGTAAAAGCCACTATAAAATCAGGCGGTAGCTACATCGTCTCAAACGGCGCTTCAAATTTAGATCTAAACTTTGAGAAAAACTCATTTATAAACATAAGTGAGCCAAGCTTAGAGATCATGCAAAGGCTCTATAACGACAGCACAAAATCAAAGACATTTACTGCAACTGGAAATTTCAAAGGCTATGAAGATACCCTTTCAAAAGAGTATGCATTTTTTGATCTTGGAAAAAACTATAGTGATGACAAGCTAGAGCTTACCCTTAAAAAATCAAAAAATACAATGACAAGCATCGCAGCTAATGACAACCAAAAGAAAGTTGCACAGCTCATAGAAAGCACAGCAAGCCAGCCAGCGCTACTTCCTTCACCATTTAGAAGCAGACCAGCAGTTATCACAAGCGATCTTTATAGACACTTCATCTACACTACACCAAAAGAGGCAAAACAAACTCTAAAAACCTTTGCAAATGAGGCAAATTTAGCTCAGCACAATGCATTTTTACTAGAAAATATCATTCTTAAAAATGCAGTTATCAACCACGAATCTGACCCATTTGGCATAAGAGCAAGCGACTCAAACGGTATGAAATTTTGGTCAAATACCATGTTTGACGCTATGAAATTTAATGACATCAAAACAAACTCTATGACACAGCTTTTTGGATTTGACGGCAGTGTAAATGACGCATTTGTACTTGGCGGTGTTCTTGGTGCTAGCACAGAAAAAGTAAAAGAAGACGGCGATGATGCCTATAAGACAAAAGGCAAAAGCATCGGCATCTACGGCAAAAGTGAGATCGCTAGCACAAAACTAGACCTTGGCGTCCTATACACAGATGCTAAGCGCAAAACTCAAAATGGTGCAACAATCGCAAGCTTTTACTCAAACGATCATATAAAAAGCAAAGAAAAAGCGCTTAATGCTTATGCAAATTTAGCCCTAACTAGCTTTAACACAGAAAATTTCTCGCTAAACCCTTATGTGGGTGCAAGCTATCTACGCATGAAAACTGATAGCACAAGCCAAAATGTAGGAATTTTTAAGATGGATGTTGATGAAAAAACTAGAAATTTAGGCATTTTTAGCCTTGGTCTAAACCCTAGCGTACCATTTAGTCTAGGTAGCACTAAGATGAAATTTGAAGCTGATCTAGCATACAACAGACTAGTTGGCGACACAAAACCAACAATCGGCGTAAATGTCGCAAATGCTGGATATCTAGAGCTAGAGGGCAAAGAGGTTAAAAACCTTGGCACAGCTAGCCTTGGCATAAAAGCAAATGTCTATAAAAATGTAAATTTAGGCCTTTCTTACACTGGAGCTTTTGCTAAAGATGTAAGATCAAACAGCGTAAATGCTAAATTTGAGATATTGTTTTAG
- a CDS encoding MBL fold metallo-hydrolase, with protein MKKSLLSLALFCTLAFCADDEVVGKQNDQVWIGAMGGCKLYVFSLKTTDAPVDKLIAKDEAQKELVANTKNLPNKHNVMFAKCEDYTALIDSGYEDSLKNLKYDLQTFGNIKPEDLTYVIITHAHPDHIGGLIDGGKKTFKNAKLLIDEKEWDYWMKGKDERIKEILSLYKDDKSFFDHKKPLFDGALKIMAIPAYGHTPGHNMISFESDNDKIIFIADLLHVLAVQEVEPSISITYDIDPVQAAKTREKVLDGLEDETTKIVGAHMPYNSPITLPE; from the coding sequence ATGAAAAAGAGTTTATTAAGCCTTGCGTTGTTTTGCACTTTAGCTTTTTGTGCCGATGATGAGGTGGTTGGCAAACAAAATGATCAAGTATGGATAGGAGCTATGGGCGGATGCAAGCTTTATGTATTTTCACTAAAGACGACTGACGCGCCAGTAGATAAGCTAATAGCCAAAGATGAGGCGCAAAAAGAGCTTGTGGCAAATACTAAAAATTTACCAAACAAACACAACGTAATGTTTGCAAAGTGCGAGGACTATACGGCACTCATAGATAGCGGCTATGAAGATAGCTTGAAAAATTTAAAGTATGATCTGCAAACTTTTGGCAATATAAAGCCAGAGGACCTAACCTACGTCATCATCACGCACGCTCATCCTGATCACATAGGTGGGCTCATAGATGGAGGCAAAAAGACATTTAAAAACGCCAAGCTTCTTATAGATGAAAAGGAGTGGGACTACTGGATGAAGGGCAAAGATGAGAGGATAAAAGAAATTTTATCGCTTTATAAGGATGATAAGAGCTTTTTTGATCATAAAAAGCCGCTATTTGACGGGGCGCTAAAGATCATGGCTATCCCAGCCTACGGCCACACTCCAGGGCACAACATGATAAGCTTTGAGTCAGATAACGACAAGATCATCTTTATAGCCGACCTTCTTCACGTCCTAGCAGTGCAAGAGGTCGAGCCAAGCATATCTATCACTTATGATATAGATCCAGTGCAAGCTGCTAAAACGAGAGAAAAGGTGCTTGATGGCTTGGAGGACGAGACTACAAAGATAGTGGGAGCTCACATGCCTTATAATAGCCCCATCACCTTGCCTGAGTGA
- a CDS encoding EamA family transporter, whose amino-acid sequence MPEWFIYAALSAVFAALTAIFAKLGVKDIDSDFATFIRTVVVILMLVLLLSVAKKWQPLSSLSLKNWLFLILSGMATGLSWLMYFKAMQAGKVYQVALVDKFSVVLAIILAVIFLGERLNLKEILAVCLIVSGVFLLIFK is encoded by the coding sequence ATGCCAGAGTGGTTTATCTACGCAGCTCTTTCGGCTGTTTTTGCTGCACTTACAGCGATCTTTGCAAAGCTAGGCGTAAAGGACATCGACAGCGATTTTGCGACATTTATAAGAACGGTCGTTGTCATTTTGATGCTTGTTTTGCTTTTAAGTGTGGCTAAAAAATGGCAACCGCTAAGCTCGCTAAGTCTCAAAAACTGGCTCTTTCTTATACTAAGTGGCATGGCGACTGGGCTTTCATGGCTTATGTATTTTAAAGCGATGCAAGCAGGCAAGGTCTATCAGGTAGCACTGGTTGATAAATTTAGTGTTGTGCTGGCTATCATTTTGGCTGTCATATTTCTTGGTGAGAGGCTAAATTTAAAAGAAATTTTAGCCGTTTGCCTTATCGTATCTGGCGTGTTTCTACTCATTTTTAAATAA
- a CDS encoding Dyp-type peroxidase, whose protein sequence is MSVNSQEVTQAPGNNTVFQTWVLKGDKKACKEGFAKLCALVVNLNKTAKVRFGANENVNCVLGVGHDAWKKLGISKELPKELVNFKAIKGDKHEAVSTKGDIHIHIRALNAADCFDMAQNIKEVLFKFAELTDETQGFKYHDGRAIIGFVDGTENPDGEDRDLFAKVGKEDAKFKGGSYVFVQKYFHKMKEWNATSVSEQEKVIGRSKEYDIEMDESVKPTNSHSAAANVGDDKKVVRGNMPFTEGSKTGTYFIAYASTFSTVELMLKKMFIGEPKGNSDRLLDFSTPVTGALYFAPTLDMLGDYEG, encoded by the coding sequence ATGAGTGTAAATTCACAAGAGGTCACACAAGCACCTGGCAACAACACAGTCTTTCAAACATGGGTTTTAAAAGGCGACAAAAAGGCATGTAAAGAGGGCTTTGCTAAGCTTTGTGCTTTGGTTGTAAATTTAAACAAAACTGCTAAAGTTAGATTTGGCGCAAATGAAAATGTAAATTGCGTCCTTGGCGTGGGTCATGATGCTTGGAAAAAGCTTGGAATTTCAAAAGAATTACCAAAAGAGCTTGTAAATTTTAAAGCGATCAAAGGCGACAAACACGAGGCTGTTAGCACAAAGGGCGATATCCACATCCACATCCGCGCGCTAAATGCGGCTGACTGCTTTGACATGGCGCAAAATATCAAAGAAGTTTTGTTTAAATTTGCAGAGCTTACAGATGAGACTCAAGGCTTTAAGTACCACGACGGCAGGGCTATCATCGGCTTTGTAGATGGCACTGAAAACCCTGATGGCGAAGATAGAGACCTTTTTGCAAAAGTCGGCAAAGAGGACGCTAAATTTAAAGGTGGTAGCTACGTTTTTGTCCAAAAATACTTCCACAAAATGAAAGAGTGGAACGCCACAAGCGTAAGCGAGCAAGAAAAGGTTATAGGCCGCTCAAAAGAGTATGACATCGAGATGGACGAGAGCGTAAAACCTACAAATTCACACTCAGCTGCTGCAAATGTCGGCGACGATAAAAAGGTCGTGCGCGGCAATATGCCATTTACTGAAGGCAGCAAAACAGGCACTTATTTCATCGCTTATGCAAGCACATTTTCAACGGTTGAGCTTATGCTTAAAAAGATGTTTATCGGCGAGCCAAAAGGCAACTCAGATAGACTACTTGACTTTAGTACGCCAGTAACTGGGGCTTTATATTTTGCTCCTACGCTTGATATGCTTGGTGACTACGAGGGATAA
- a CDS encoding cytochrome C — MKKIILSAIVACAAFGAGMNYTDVVKDVYADANSAKSIGRLLPTNAVEILQTSGDRAQIKVKGYQNPAVSNVVYFADGARIISVAFAKTAPFDIKVTKEGKNGKWNEVETTVFVQKDGFSTDVNAMFAKADKMYKESCGVCHALPQTTHFNANQWPSLLKSMIGRTAIEKKDEWLVIEYLQKHSSDVNLGK, encoded by the coding sequence ATGAAAAAAATTATTCTATCAGCCATTGTGGCTTGTGCTGCATTTGGTGCAGGCATGAACTACACAGATGTCGTAAAGGACGTATATGCTGACGCAAACTCAGCTAAGAGCATAGGCAGGCTGCTACCAACCAACGCAGTTGAAATTTTACAAACTAGCGGCGACAGAGCGCAGATCAAAGTAAAAGGCTATCAAAACCCAGCCGTTAGCAACGTAGTTTATTTTGCTGATGGCGCGAGGATCATCTCAGTAGCATTTGCAAAAACTGCACCTTTTGATATCAAAGTGACAAAAGAGGGCAAAAACGGCAAATGGAACGAGGTAGAAACCACAGTTTTTGTTCAAAAAGATGGCTTTAGCACTGATGTAAATGCGATGTTTGCAAAAGCTGATAAGATGTATAAAGAGAGCTGTGGCGTTTGCCATGCGTTGCCTCAAACTACGCACTTTAACGCAAATCAATGGCCGTCACTTCTAAAATCAATGATCGGCAGAACCGCAATAGAGAAAAAAGACGAGTGGCTAGTTATCGAGTACCTACAAAAACACTCATCTGACGTAAATTTAGGCAAATAA